A single genomic interval of Erigeron canadensis isolate Cc75 unplaced genomic scaffold, C_canadensis_v1 Conyza_canadensis_unscaffolded:263, whole genome shotgun sequence harbors:
- the LOC122584391 gene encoding uncharacterized protein LOC122584391: protein MQGGCIADIGSCETGFDSASGSVRTKKFRTKGSELADRKGEKNKAMPRAPSIRCSSIDEALSLSSRARCNKG from the coding sequence ATGCAAGGAGGATGTATAGCTGATATAGGATCTTGTGAAACAGGATTTGATTCTGCAAGCGGTTCGGTACGAACGAAGAAATTTCGAACAAAAGGGTCAGAACTCGCCGATAGGAAAGGAGAGAAAAACAAAGCAATGCCAAGAGCTCCGTCAATCCGCTGTTCATCGATAGACGAAGCTCTCTCTTTATCATCTCGCGCCAGATGCAACAAAGGATGA
- the LOC122584396 gene encoding probable cytochrome c biosynthesis protein, producing MMNGIVALHSPPMRKDDAEKNGRLFRSAGCVGSRRTSKLFTLKFKHVGAKGYPALLLRSNRSLLMLLRRRFAFSSLWTGALVDTGREQAKRVVRNGKKETTTSLFCWIAGANTVVSDQDQEPIRILILTCRWFLTVGILPGSWWAHHELGWGGWWFRDPVENASFMPRVLATARIHSVILPLLHSWTSFLNIVTLPCCVSGTSSIRSGLLAPVHNFATDDTRGIFLWWFFLLMTGISMIIFSQMKQQASVRRTYKKEMVVARSTLVHLRHSARAQPRPVML from the coding sequence ATGATGAATGGGATTGTGGCACTCCACTCGCCGCCAATGCGGAAGGATGACGCCGAAAAGAATGGAAGGCTCTTTCGCTCTGCTGGATGCGTCGGATCCCGTAGAACAAGCAAGCTCTTTACCCTCAAATTCAAACATGTGGGCGCAAAAGGCTATCCTGCTCTATTGTTACGTAGCAATAGAAGCCTGCTTATGTTGCTTCGGCGGCGTTTCGCCTTCTCTTCGCTCTGGACAGGAGCGCTAGTGGACACGGGGAGGGAGCAGGCGAAGCGTGTCGTTCGTAATGGAAAGAAAGAGACCACTACTTCGCTTTTTTGTTGGATCGCCGGCGCGAACACAGTGGTCTCTGACCAGGACCAGGAACCAATTCGAATTTTGATCTTGACATGTCGGTGGTTTTTAACCGTAGGCATTTTGCCAGGAAGTTGGTGGGCTCATCATGAATTAGGTTGGGGCGGCTGGTGGTTTCGGGATCCCGTGGAAAATGCTTCTTTTATGCCTCGGGTATTAGCTACAGCTCGTATTCATTCAGTAATTCTACCCCTTCTTCATTCTTGGACCTCGTTTCTGAATATTGTGACTCTTCCATGCTGTGTCTCAGGAACCTCTTCAATACGGTCCGGATTGCTAGCTCCCGTTCATAATTTTGCTACAGATGATACACGAGGAATCTTTTTATGGTGGTTCTTCCTTCTAATGACCGGCATATCTATGATTATTTTCTCCCAGATGAAGCAGCAGGCATCGGTCCGTAGAACCTATAAAAAAGAGATGGTTGTGGCGCGAAGTACTCTTGTGCACCTACGTCACTCGGCTCGCGCGCAACCCCGCCCCGTTATGTTATAG